A single region of the Aeromonas hydrophila subsp. hydrophila ATCC 7966 genome encodes:
- the tssJ gene encoding type VI secretion system lipoprotein TssJ, with translation MIRALMLGAALLALAGCTTMGKMADVAMNPDIQVGSNDSQPTTLGLSLLAEPDVNPNESGEAAPIEFQVVLLAEDSKLLATDYDQVTADVEKALGKNYLDHQDYTLLPGQFKYLPPIKLDEKTRYIGVIARYADPDSAEWRKVIKIKSKGTAYQILVHLRLDEVELQKEEE, from the coding sequence ATGATACGTGCGCTGATGCTGGGCGCCGCGCTGCTGGCCCTGGCAGGTTGTACCACCATGGGCAAGATGGCCGACGTGGCCATGAACCCGGATATCCAGGTGGGCAGCAATGACAGTCAACCGACGACCCTGGGGCTGAGCCTGCTGGCGGAGCCTGACGTCAACCCCAATGAGAGCGGGGAGGCGGCGCCCATCGAGTTTCAGGTGGTGCTGCTGGCCGAAGATTCCAAGCTGCTCGCCACCGACTACGACCAGGTGACCGCGGACGTGGAGAAGGCCCTTGGCAAGAACTACCTGGACCATCAGGACTACACCCTGCTGCCGGGCCAGTTCAAATACCTGCCCCCCATCAAGCTCGACGAGAAGACCCGCTACATCGGGGTGATCGCACGCTACGCCGACCCCGACAGCGCCGAGTGGCGCAAGGTCATCAAGATCAAGAGCAAGGGAACGGCTTATCAAATCCTGGTGCACCTGCGCCTGGATGAAGTGGAACTGCAAAAAGAAGAAGAATAA
- the tssK gene encoding type VI secretion system baseplate subunit TssK, giving the protein MSSRNRVIWREGLFIKPQHFQQQQRHSDYALHARLSALSDYFYGLQSLAINEDYLGFGRIALVGATGILPDGTVFNIPNDDVLPTPLEVTDASVANQKVYLALPLSVSGVNEVGQGGQVATRLQAHRHDVRDLHSEGGDVVSLEVGRVSLRLMLEREDRSAYASLAIARILDKRPDGGLVLDPNFMPCSISVSAIPTLKRFLGESAGLVAERARSLSQRIAAPGQQGVADVAEFMMLQLLNRAQPQLSHLARLGTLHPERLHEALVQLCGELMTFTDESRLPPEFSAYRHDDQQVSFEPVMLALRQALSTVLSPRAVSIQLRKHQYGIMVAMVNESELMQSADFVLAVRARMPQEQLRKQLLQQTKVASSDKIRELISLQLPGIPLLPLPVAPRQLPYHAGYSYFQLDRQSPAWQMLAVGNTLAFHIAGDFPELDMQLWAIRSQ; this is encoded by the coding sequence ATGTCGAGTCGAAATCGGGTTATCTGGCGTGAGGGGCTCTTCATCAAGCCCCAGCACTTCCAGCAACAACAAAGACATTCGGATTACGCGCTGCACGCTCGCCTGAGCGCGCTGTCCGATTATTTCTATGGCTTGCAGTCGCTCGCCATCAACGAGGATTACCTGGGTTTTGGTCGCATCGCCCTGGTGGGGGCCACCGGCATCCTGCCGGACGGTACCGTGTTCAACATCCCCAATGACGACGTGCTGCCGACCCCGCTGGAGGTCACCGACGCCTCGGTGGCCAACCAGAAGGTCTATCTGGCCCTGCCGCTCTCGGTGAGCGGCGTCAATGAGGTGGGGCAGGGCGGTCAGGTGGCTACCCGGTTGCAGGCCCATCGCCACGACGTGCGCGATCTGCACAGCGAAGGGGGGGACGTGGTTTCCCTCGAAGTGGGGCGGGTCAGCCTGCGGCTGATGCTGGAGCGCGAGGATCGCAGCGCCTATGCGTCGCTCGCCATCGCCCGCATTCTGGACAAGCGTCCGGACGGCGGCCTGGTGCTGGATCCCAACTTCATGCCCTGCAGCATCAGCGTCTCCGCCATCCCGACCCTCAAGCGCTTCCTCGGTGAGTCGGCCGGGTTGGTCGCCGAGCGGGCTCGTAGCCTCTCCCAGCGCATCGCCGCGCCGGGTCAGCAGGGGGTGGCCGATGTGGCCGAGTTCATGATGCTGCAGCTGCTCAACCGGGCCCAGCCCCAGCTTTCCCATCTGGCGCGCCTTGGCACCCTGCACCCCGAGCGGCTGCACGAGGCGCTGGTGCAGCTCTGCGGCGAGCTGATGACCTTTACCGACGAGTCCCGCCTGCCGCCCGAGTTCTCTGCTTACCGTCACGACGATCAGCAGGTGAGCTTCGAGCCGGTGATGCTGGCCCTGCGCCAGGCGCTCAGCACCGTGCTGTCGCCGCGCGCCGTCTCCATCCAGCTGCGCAAGCACCAGTACGGCATTATGGTGGCCATGGTCAACGAGAGCGAGCTGATGCAGAGCGCCGACTTCGTATTGGCGGTGCGTGCCCGCATGCCGCAGGAGCAGCTGCGCAAGCAGTTGCTGCAGCAGACCAAGGTGGCCTCCAGCGACAAGATCCGCGAGCTCATCAGCCTGCAGCTGCCCGGCATTCCGCTGCTGCCGCTGCCGGTGGCGCCGCGGCAGCTGCCCTATCACGCCGGTTACAGCTACTTCCAGCTCGACCGGCAGAGCCCGGCCTGGCAGATGCTGGCGGTGGGCAACACCCTTGCCTTCCACATCGCCGGCGACTTCCCCGAGCTCGACATGCAGCTCTGGGCCATTCGCAGCCAGTGA
- the icmH gene encoding type IVB secretion system protein IcmH/DotU: MTTDIIKNEQLSDLLFDHAEQLDMDSDYWFRLRGQSINPMIDAVTPLLGLVQRVRLLSRYDRVPELYQRVVTEIQAIEQELMAQGYENGVVLSFRYILCTFIDEAVMGRDWGSQSEWSEHSLLTRFHNETWGGEKVFVLLARLQEDPVRYRDILEFIYLCLCLGFEGRYKVMSKGQGEFERIVRQLHKQLAPEAGGEAPSVFHLDLGQQASRYQLRKQVSLRSLFMGGALILALIFGLYHHQLNNQTQDVLRQLGELLK, from the coding sequence ATGACCACGGACATTATCAAGAACGAGCAACTCAGCGATCTGCTGTTCGATCATGCCGAGCAGCTGGACATGGATTCGGATTACTGGTTCCGCCTGCGCGGCCAGAGCATCAACCCGATGATCGATGCGGTGACCCCCTTGCTGGGGCTGGTGCAGCGGGTGCGCCTGCTGTCGCGCTACGACCGGGTGCCCGAGCTTTATCAGCGGGTGGTGACCGAGATCCAGGCCATCGAACAGGAGCTGATGGCCCAGGGCTACGAGAACGGGGTGGTGCTGTCGTTTCGCTACATCCTCTGCACCTTCATCGACGAGGCCGTGATGGGCCGCGACTGGGGCAGTCAAAGCGAATGGTCCGAGCACTCCCTGCTGACCCGCTTTCACAACGAGACCTGGGGCGGCGAGAAGGTGTTCGTGCTGCTGGCCCGCCTGCAGGAAGACCCGGTGCGTTATCGCGACATTCTGGAGTTCATCTACCTCTGTCTGTGCCTCGGTTTCGAGGGGCGTTACAAGGTGATGAGCAAGGGACAAGGGGAGTTCGAGCGCATCGTGCGCCAGCTGCACAAGCAGTTGGCCCCCGAGGCCGGCGGCGAGGCGCCCAGCGTGTTTCACCTCGATCTGGGTCAGCAGGCCTCCCGCTATCAGCTGCGCAAGCAGGTATCCCTGCGCAGCCTGTTCATGGGCGGCGCGCTGATCCTGGCGCTGATCTTTGGCCTCTATCACCACCAACTCAATAACCAGACCCAGGACGTGCTGCGTCAACTGGGCGAATTATTAAAATAA
- the tssH gene encoding type VI secretion system ATPase TssH: MIRIELPVLVERLNPICRHMLEEAAALCVNHQGAEIRIEHLLLKMLETPLSDVRQILKVAEVEVEELKTLLQPSAADSSYGQGYPSFSPMLVEWLQDSWLLASAELQHAQLRSGVMLLVLLMTPQRYLPGSVTRLLAKVNRELLRQQFDEWVKESAETQVTNAPGGKTAQTALPADASLLARFTVNVTEQARQGSLDPVLCRDHEIDLMIDILSRRRKNNPIVVGEAGVGKSALIEGLALRMVAGQVPEKLRGVELMTLDLGAIQAGASVKGEFEKRFKGVMQEVKDAVQPVILFIDEAHTLIGAGNQAGGLDVSNLIKPALARGELRTIAATTWGEYKKYVEKDAALSRRFQLVKVGEPDADEATVILRGLRSIYEKAHGVLIDEEALQAAAQLSARYISGRQLPDKAIDVLDTACARVAINLTTPPRAVSHLQNALRQRELEIRQLERQSLIGLGDNAERLAELQAAQQACREELAEQEARWQQQQGLVHQIVELRAALLADQQDEMLAREALDLADAPLDPQAAAEQLAILERELAELQQGEVLVSAHVDKTQIAAVIAEWTGVPLNRISQGELDVVTRLPEYLGELIKGQDVAVAHLHKHLLTARADLRRPGRPLGAFLLVGPSGVGKTETVLQIAELMFGGRQYLTTINMSEYQEKHTVSRLIGSPPGYVGFGEGGVLTEAIRQKPYSVVLLDEVEKAHPDVLNLFYQAFDKGELADGEGRIIDCKNVVFFLTSNLGFQTIVDHAEQPDVLLDALYPELAAFFKPALLARMEVIPYLPLGHDTLVQIVGGKLNRLVKLLKERFGAEVVLDDEVAEEILLRANRSENGARMLESVIDGALLPPVSLQLLQRLSAGEPIKRVHFSVADHQFVAEVGA; the protein is encoded by the coding sequence TTGATTCGTATAGAGCTACCGGTACTGGTGGAAAGACTCAACCCCATCTGCCGTCACATGCTGGAAGAGGCTGCGGCCCTCTGCGTTAATCACCAGGGAGCCGAGATCCGCATCGAGCATTTGCTCCTGAAGATGCTGGAGACCCCGCTGAGCGATGTGCGCCAGATCCTGAAGGTGGCCGAGGTGGAGGTGGAAGAGCTCAAGACCCTGCTGCAACCGTCCGCTGCCGACAGCAGCTATGGCCAGGGTTACCCTTCCTTCTCGCCCATGCTGGTGGAGTGGCTGCAAGACAGCTGGCTGCTCGCCTCTGCCGAGCTGCAACATGCCCAGCTGCGCAGCGGTGTCATGCTGCTGGTGCTGCTGATGACCCCCCAGCGCTACCTGCCGGGTTCGGTGACCCGCCTGCTTGCCAAGGTCAATCGCGAGCTGCTGCGCCAGCAGTTTGACGAGTGGGTCAAGGAGTCCGCCGAGACGCAAGTGACCAACGCCCCCGGCGGCAAGACGGCCCAGACCGCCCTGCCAGCCGATGCCAGCCTGCTGGCTCGCTTTACCGTCAACGTGACCGAGCAGGCCCGCCAGGGCAGCCTGGATCCCGTGCTCTGCCGGGATCACGAAATCGACCTGATGATCGACATCCTCTCCCGTCGTCGCAAGAACAACCCCATAGTCGTGGGGGAGGCCGGGGTCGGCAAGAGCGCCCTGATCGAGGGGCTGGCCCTGCGCATGGTGGCGGGTCAGGTGCCCGAGAAGCTGCGCGGGGTCGAGCTGATGACCCTGGATCTGGGTGCCATACAGGCCGGCGCCTCGGTCAAGGGGGAGTTCGAGAAGCGCTTCAAGGGGGTGATGCAGGAGGTCAAGGACGCCGTGCAACCTGTCATCCTGTTCATCGACGAGGCGCACACCCTGATCGGGGCCGGCAACCAGGCCGGCGGACTGGATGTTTCCAACCTCATCAAGCCGGCGCTGGCCCGGGGCGAGCTGCGCACCATCGCTGCCACCACCTGGGGCGAGTACAAGAAATACGTGGAGAAAGACGCGGCCTTGTCGCGCCGCTTCCAGCTGGTGAAAGTGGGTGAGCCCGATGCCGACGAGGCCACGGTGATCCTGCGCGGCCTGCGCAGCATCTACGAGAAGGCCCACGGGGTGCTGATCGACGAGGAGGCGTTGCAGGCCGCTGCCCAGCTCTCCGCCCGCTACATCTCCGGCCGTCAGCTGCCGGACAAGGCGATCGACGTGCTCGATACCGCCTGTGCCCGGGTGGCCATCAACCTCACCACCCCGCCGCGCGCGGTCAGCCACCTGCAAAACGCGCTGCGCCAGCGCGAGCTGGAGATCCGCCAGCTGGAGCGCCAGAGCCTGATAGGTCTCGGTGACAACGCAGAGCGCCTGGCCGAGTTGCAGGCGGCCCAGCAGGCTTGCCGTGAAGAACTGGCCGAGCAGGAGGCCCGGTGGCAGCAGCAGCAGGGGCTGGTACACCAGATTGTCGAGCTGCGCGCAGCCCTGCTGGCCGATCAGCAGGATGAGATGCTGGCCAGAGAGGCGCTGGATCTGGCCGATGCGCCGCTCGATCCGCAAGCCGCTGCCGAGCAGCTGGCCATCCTCGAGCGCGAGCTGGCCGAACTGCAGCAAGGAGAAGTGCTGGTCTCCGCCCACGTCGACAAGACCCAGATTGCCGCCGTCATCGCCGAGTGGACCGGGGTGCCCCTCAATCGTATCTCGCAAGGGGAGCTCGATGTGGTGACCCGTCTGCCGGAATACCTCGGCGAGCTCATCAAGGGGCAGGATGTGGCGGTGGCTCACCTGCACAAGCACTTGTTGACCGCCCGCGCGGACCTGCGTCGTCCCGGCCGGCCGCTCGGCGCCTTCCTGCTGGTGGGACCGAGCGGGGTCGGCAAGACCGAAACCGTGCTGCAGATCGCCGAGCTGATGTTCGGTGGCCGCCAGTATCTGACCACCATCAACATGTCCGAGTATCAGGAGAAGCACACCGTCTCGCGCCTGATCGGCTCGCCGCCCGGCTACGTCGGTTTTGGCGAGGGGGGCGTGCTGACCGAGGCCATTCGGCAGAAACCTTACTCCGTGGTGCTGCTGGATGAGGTGGAGAAGGCCCACCCGGACGTGCTCAACCTCTTCTATCAGGCGTTTGACAAGGGCGAGCTGGCGGACGGGGAAGGGCGTATCATCGACTGCAAGAACGTGGTCTTCTTCCTCACCTCCAACCTCGGTTTCCAGACCATCGTGGATCACGCCGAGCAGCCCGACGTGCTGCTGGACGCCCTCTATCCGGAGCTCGCCGCCTTCTTCAAGCCGGCGCTGCTGGCGCGCATGGAGGTGATCCCCTATCTGCCGCTCGGTCACGATACCCTGGTACAGATCGTGGGCGGCAAGCTCAACCGGCTGGTCAAGCTGCTCAAGGAGCGCTTTGGCGCCGAGGTGGTGCTGGACGACGAGGTGGCCGAGGAGATCCTGCTGCGGGCCAATCGCAGCGAGAACGGTGCCCGCATGCTCGAATCCGTCATCGACGGTGCCCTGCTGCCGCCTGTTTCCCTGCAACTGCTGCAGCGCCTCTCGGCCGGTGAACCCATCAAGCGCGTCCACTTTTCCGTGGCCGATCACCAGTTTGTGGCCGAGGTGGGGGCTTGA
- the vasH gene encoding sigma-54-dependent transcriptional regulator VasH — MEQALAFSLALTAQRDEPHLCHWWSSTVHASFQPRGLLLGMLDVSGRQLECQGWVRGKEVALGLAVDDFSHPLAYVLHKAQSRTWDSLYGGARIEHAGFRALLANLGQQCGLHAYPLLDGNGKPFAVLALMDEGEVLRAWADGPELAQLSQVFCNQLTLIRDLGRSRRDQGVLRDSLRQMKGEGERLRQHEKLLGDQLVGQSAVIRGLREQINQAGQHKLTVLIQGETGSGKEVVARLVHQCSDRANKPFVAINCAAIPENLIESELFGYQKGAFSGALANKTGLVAQANGGTLFLDEVGDMPAAMQAKLLRVLETRSYRPLGAEQEYHSDFRLIAATHQPLTRHVEEGQFRADLYHRLCQCLLLIAPLREHMDDVPLLCQHFMAQFAAQDGKTLVGLQRKFLKQLQTYDFPGNVRELRNLLEVACAHTRHGEEVGLEALPPELRERVSALLPSSMDDYNHIRDLRRAMQQYEASVIEARLRHFQGNRMLVAESLNIPKRTLDHKCQKLEVN, encoded by the coding sequence ATGGAGCAAGCCCTCGCATTTTCCCTGGCCCTCACCGCCCAGCGCGATGAGCCACACCTGTGCCACTGGTGGAGCTCGACCGTCCATGCCAGCTTCCAGCCCAGGGGGCTGCTGCTCGGCATGCTGGATGTGAGCGGCCGCCAGCTGGAGTGCCAAGGCTGGGTCAGGGGGAAGGAGGTGGCGCTGGGGCTGGCGGTGGACGATTTTTCCCACCCCCTTGCCTATGTGCTGCACAAGGCCCAGTCCCGTACCTGGGACTCCCTCTACGGCGGTGCCCGCATCGAGCACGCCGGTTTTCGCGCACTGCTGGCCAACCTTGGCCAGCAGTGCGGGCTGCACGCGTATCCGCTGCTGGATGGCAACGGCAAGCCGTTTGCCGTGCTGGCCCTGATGGATGAAGGGGAGGTGCTGCGGGCCTGGGCCGACGGCCCCGAGCTGGCCCAGCTCTCCCAGGTCTTTTGCAACCAGCTCACCCTCATTCGCGATCTCGGTCGCAGTCGGCGGGATCAGGGGGTACTGCGCGACTCCCTGCGCCAGATGAAGGGGGAGGGGGAGCGGCTGCGCCAGCACGAGAAGCTGCTCGGCGATCAGCTGGTCGGCCAGTCGGCGGTGATCCGCGGGCTGCGCGAGCAGATCAACCAGGCCGGCCAGCACAAGCTGACCGTGCTGATCCAGGGGGAGACCGGCAGCGGCAAGGAGGTGGTGGCACGGCTGGTGCACCAGTGCTCCGATCGCGCCAACAAGCCGTTTGTCGCCATCAACTGCGCCGCCATCCCGGAGAACCTCATCGAGAGCGAGCTGTTTGGTTACCAGAAGGGAGCCTTCTCCGGCGCCCTTGCCAACAAGACCGGGCTGGTGGCCCAGGCCAACGGTGGCACCCTGTTTCTGGACGAGGTGGGGGACATGCCCGCTGCCATGCAGGCCAAGCTGCTGCGGGTGCTGGAAACCCGCAGTTACCGGCCGCTCGGGGCCGAGCAGGAGTATCACTCCGATTTTCGCCTCATCGCCGCTACCCATCAGCCGCTCACCCGACATGTGGAGGAGGGGCAGTTTAGGGCCGACCTCTACCACCGTCTCTGTCAGTGCCTGCTGCTGATTGCCCCCCTGCGCGAACACATGGATGACGTGCCGCTGTTGTGCCAGCACTTCATGGCCCAGTTTGCTGCCCAAGATGGCAAGACCTTGGTGGGGCTGCAGCGCAAGTTCTTGAAACAGCTGCAGACCTATGACTTCCCCGGCAACGTGCGCGAGCTGCGCAACCTGCTGGAGGTGGCCTGCGCCCATACCCGTCACGGGGAGGAGGTGGGGCTGGAGGCGCTGCCGCCGGAGCTGCGCGAGCGGGTCAGCGCCCTGCTGCCCTCTTCCATGGACGACTACAACCACATCCGCGATCTGCGCCGGGCCATGCAGCAGTATGAGGCTTCCGTCATCGAGGCGCGGCTGCGCCACTTCCAGGGCAATCGGATGCTGGTGGCCGAGAGCCTCAACATTCCCAAGCGCACCCTGGATCACAAGTGCCAGAAACTGGAGGTGAACTGA
- the vasI gene encoding type VI secretion system-associated protein VasI — protein MSILGLLPLLLATSAAEVPLDMARWQACRQEPSPLVRLACYDAIGNGAASAAEGAAPKSAAWQAIWAQEQARTPASAPFLLQSNAGSGSETLTRPALRGATLAIGCVDSITHIRLRLDSPWSGEKVQVELDGQPSAGSQSWFIRDQGLLLEYGRGLPAIEELKRWQGHRELQVRADNGALLRVDLSGLKEALTPLRQQCRW, from the coding sequence ATGAGCATCCTCGGCTTGTTACCGCTGCTGCTGGCCACCAGTGCGGCCGAGGTCCCGTTGGACATGGCGCGCTGGCAGGCCTGCCGGCAGGAACCCTCGCCGCTGGTACGGCTCGCCTGCTACGACGCCATCGGCAATGGCGCAGCCAGTGCCGCCGAAGGGGCCGCCCCCAAGTCGGCGGCCTGGCAGGCCATCTGGGCCCAGGAGCAGGCTCGCACGCCAGCGAGCGCGCCCTTCCTGTTGCAGAGCAACGCCGGCAGTGGCAGTGAAACCCTCACCCGCCCGGCACTGCGCGGGGCGACCCTGGCCATCGGCTGCGTCGACAGCATCACCCATATCCGGCTGCGGCTGGACAGCCCCTGGAGCGGCGAGAAAGTGCAGGTCGAGCTGGATGGTCAACCGAGTGCCGGCTCCCAGAGCTGGTTTATCCGGGATCAGGGGCTGTTGCTGGAATATGGCCGTGGCCTGCCCGCCATCGAGGAGCTCAAGCGCTGGCAGGGCCATCGCGAGCTGCAGGTGCGGGCCGACAACGGCGCCCTCTTGCGGGTCGACCTGAGCGGCCTGAAAGAGGCGCTGACACCGCTGCGTCAGCAGTGCCGCTGGTAG
- the tssA gene encoding type VI secretion system protein TssA, translating into MSYQHPWCARLLTSLPDEQIRGAVLADEPRWDYVETELVKLGSLAHSQVDLNAVAEACLGLLESRTKDMRVLAQLLRCLQHPAKATPLGAAISLLEAWIQAYWLLAWPGNASQKQRLMVQIVKRFEGALPRICESASAAELAQLLAQAEQLERVWLAQCPDKGELLDPLVMGLKRAQRQQLAQAEANAAGQPQSSGAAAAGSPASVASTASCAGAMVLSGSAGVDVDSSNDRAWRQTQLKVAELLIERQPEVAVGYRLRRHAVWAGITAVPMSGAGNKTPLAPMSADMVDEYRAAMNAPDQGLWQRIEQSLTLAPYWFEGHRLSAEVAEKLGFGAVAQAIAEELGTFLQRLPALRELAFSDGSPFLSPECSRWLQPAKGGSAGIGEAGLAEEVAQRHGEQGIAAALALLDERIAQLKEPRDRFHALLVQAELLAQEGMEALARQHYQHLWQEASRLGLSHWEPGLVNRLESLAAPLSK; encoded by the coding sequence ATGAGCTATCAACACCCCTGGTGTGCACGCCTGCTCACCAGCCTGCCGGATGAACAGATAAGAGGCGCCGTGCTGGCCGACGAGCCGCGCTGGGACTATGTGGAGACCGAGCTGGTCAAGCTGGGATCCCTCGCTCACAGCCAGGTCGATCTCAATGCGGTGGCCGAGGCCTGCCTCGGTTTGCTGGAGAGTCGCACCAAGGACATGCGGGTGCTGGCCCAGTTGCTGCGCTGCCTGCAGCACCCTGCCAAGGCGACCCCGCTGGGGGCGGCGATCAGCCTGCTGGAGGCCTGGATCCAGGCTTACTGGCTGCTGGCCTGGCCCGGCAATGCCAGCCAGAAACAGCGGCTGATGGTGCAGATCGTCAAGCGCTTCGAAGGGGCCCTGCCGCGCATTTGCGAGAGCGCTTCGGCGGCCGAGCTGGCCCAGCTGCTGGCCCAGGCCGAGCAGCTGGAGCGGGTCTGGCTGGCGCAGTGTCCCGACAAGGGGGAGCTGCTCGACCCGCTGGTGATGGGGCTGAAGCGGGCCCAGCGCCAGCAGCTGGCACAGGCCGAGGCCAATGCCGCCGGGCAGCCCCAGAGCAGCGGCGCGGCGGCTGCGGGCTCCCCGGCCTCGGTGGCGTCGACCGCCAGTTGTGCCGGCGCCATGGTACTCAGCGGCAGTGCTGGCGTCGACGTCGACAGTTCCAACGATCGTGCCTGGCGTCAGACCCAGCTCAAGGTGGCGGAGCTCCTCATCGAGCGTCAGCCCGAGGTGGCGGTAGGCTATCGGCTGCGTCGTCACGCCGTCTGGGCCGGGATCACGGCGGTCCCCATGAGCGGGGCGGGCAATAAAACCCCGCTGGCGCCCATGTCGGCGGACATGGTGGACGAGTACCGTGCCGCCATGAACGCCCCTGATCAGGGGCTCTGGCAGCGCATCGAACAGAGCCTGACCCTGGCACCCTACTGGTTCGAGGGGCACAGGCTTTCGGCCGAGGTGGCCGAGAAACTCGGCTTTGGGGCGGTGGCCCAGGCGATCGCCGAGGAGCTCGGGACTTTTCTGCAGCGCCTGCCGGCCCTGCGGGAACTCGCCTTCAGCGACGGCTCGCCGTTTCTCTCCCCCGAGTGCAGCCGCTGGCTGCAACCGGCCAAGGGCGGCAGTGCGGGCATTGGCGAGGCGGGGCTGGCCGAGGAGGTCGCCCAGCGCCACGGCGAGCAGGGGATCGCGGCGGCGCTCGCCCTGCTTGATGAGCGGATTGCGCAGTTGAAAGAGCCAAGAGATCGCTTCCACGCCTTGCTGGTGCAGGCGGAGCTGTTGGCGCAGGAAGGCATGGAGGCGCTTGCGCGCCAGCACTATCAACACTTGTGGCAAGAGGCCAGTCGCCTCGGGTTGTCGCACTGGGAGCCCGGGCTGGTCAACCGCCTGGAGAGCCTGGCGGCGCCGTTGTCGAAATGA